Genomic window (Nicotiana sylvestris chromosome 7, ASM39365v2, whole genome shotgun sequence):
AACTACTAAAGTAAAACAATTGACAACTGACTGCAAAGAACTAGATATCAACAGAGTTAGTTTCTTATCAATGTGAGGAATAAGAGTTTGACTTGATAGGTGTAAGATAGCTATTTGAGATTTAACTCTAGTTTAATTCACTATAATATTCTAATGATTCTCACTAATTCACTCGATGTTTAGTTCAAACGTGTAGTCAAGattcctctctcgattaaatctTAACTGCACGAGGTGAACTAATATAAGCATTGTGAAAGTATGCATGCATGCGTTAATGGATTAGTCTTTAGGAAAACGTCTCTCGAATATTCTGCTAACTTgatttaatcaacaattcaacaatCTCTTTCAATTACTTAAGAGAATCAATGAATTAAATAAACTAAAATAATGCAAAGATAATCACCAAAAtattcctctttcgattaaataaACCGGTGAATAAAGTTGCAACAATTCTAAGCTCCACAAACGAATTCAAGCAAAGAAATAGAGTTAAAATCCACAAATATTTATCAAAACACTCAAACCCTAAGGGAAACTACTCCCCATAATCATGGAGGAAGTTATcacaaatataattaaagaaTAGGAAAACATCAATCTAACGTTACAATCCAAACTCTCGTATTGAAATTGATGGAAAGATGATAAAATCATGTGTCTTGTAGTCTCCAATGCTCTCCCAAAGCTTCCAAGGTCAAAAGTCTTCTAAAAATCAtatttttggtgtatttataCTATGTAGAAACGGGCCCGGACGAAACTAACCTTTCCAAACCGAATTGGGATAATTGGACCGCAAAAATACACTGGCATGGCGCCCCATGCACCACATTAGTGAGGATTTTCAGAGAGTTAATGTTTTTCACTCTGCATGAATTTTGCACTAGCGCCTTGAGCCCCATGGCGCAGTAGCGCAATTTTCTCatagtaatttttgttttctcacTTTTTGACATCTACACTTGGTCCTCGCACCCCGAACGTGATCTCAACTTAATTTCTTGAGTTTTTACTCAGCTTCAAAGCTCCAACTTGTTCAAATTAGCTCCAAATTGTCTTAATAGCTCGGAATCATTTCgtgcaaggcataaaacacgtaaTAAGCTCAAATTACCATTATTTAATTAGCTCAACCACAAGTAAAATGCAATAATCAGAGTGAAAACTATGACTAAAATACGGATTTCTAGCGTACCATCAAAAGTCAAAATAATTTTGAGAAGATTAAAAACTGATAGAGAAGGGATGAAAAATATGATGAGTTCTTTGAAACAAATACAAttagaagtattttttttttttttgcttctccaTTATAACCATGAAAGATCATGtaaatttttaatattaaaattttaattaGCTCCAAAATTGATACCATTAAGGAATGAATTTACAAATAGAGGAATAAAAACTTGAACCGAAAAAACAAATGATACACAAAATATGAAAACAAGTAGAACACAGAATAagcatgaaaaataaataatccAAAGAATAGAACTTCTTTTGCTCCTTTTAATTGTTTGAGATTAAAAAAATTCAATTGTTAATCTTTGTCACAAATATATttgataagaattaaagaaaaatTCAGCATTCTAAAAACATTACACTTTTCTGTTATGAAAATGTGGCAGCTGCGTCCCTTTTTTTTGGGGGGCATGTTCTGCAGAGTGTTGCTAATGCAGCTACGTGATTGTTTGCCTAAAAATAGAATTTTGAGCTGATATTGCTTGTTTTTAATACCCAGACTGAAAGATCGTACAGAccaaaacaaccaaaaaaattTCAGTGGCATTTATCCGATTATTTTCCACAATAAAAACAGAATTTGGCAGGACAGAATACAAAGATCAGTAAACCAGCTAGGTGTACAACTAATCTTTTTGTTGGTTATATATTTTGTGTTATAACATTCTTGAAACCCtgatataaaaaaaacaaagagcTAAGAGGAAAGGAAAAAAACCTTAATACCCAAAAATGTTGGATTCATGCATTAATCATGGAAGAAAGAGAAGAACTCATGGTTTCACTTGTTGATGAACAAGTAATACCCATTTTTAGAGTTGCTCATTTTCTGAAACCAACACTACTCTCTGCCCAAAAGTTCCCATTTCTCCCTTCAAGACCCAATATTATTCAAGAACTGAGAAGTACTTGTTCAGTGAAGGTCCAGTTCAAGGGTGGTTTTCAACACATGAAGGAATGGCCTACTTGGGTTGATCTGTTAAAGCCTTTATACCAAGATATATGGAAGAAAGATGGAATCTTTGAAGCTGTTATAGCTTCCACGTTCAAGATTCATAGGCACAATGATTTGATTATTGCTCTTGCTGAGAGATGGTGTTTGGAGACAAACACATTCATTTTACCTTGGGGAGAAGCAACTGTTACTTTGGAGGATATGGTAGTTTTGGGTGGTTACTCTGTTTTGGGCCACTGTGTCTTGAAACCTGTTAAGGCCAAAGATTCTGTTGCAGTTGAAAAAACTCTTTGCGAAGCTCATAAGACTGTTAGAGCAAGGAATGTTACTCACCATGCCTGGATGGAATATTTTGCAGGAAAAGGTGACCATTTGGAGCATGTTGCATTTTTGACCCTTTGGTTGTCAAGGTATGTGCTCCCTTCTAAAAGTTATCAAACTGTGGATAGAGCTCTTTTCCCTATTGCAATTTATCTTTCTCAAGGTATACCAATAGCACTTGCCCCTGCTGTTCTTTCTAGCATCTATAGGGATTTAAGGTTGCTTAAACAAATTATTATATCTTCATCTAGTTCTAGGTGTAACCAAGATGAGTCAGATCCTCTCTTTAGGGCTCCTCTTCAATTTGTTCAGTTATGGGCTTGGGAGATATTTTCCAATTTGCAGCCCAAGCCTAGTATCATCTGTTCCGGGGAGCCTAGATTGGCTAGATGGCATAATGTGAAAAAAATAAACTGCGTCGATCCTCGGAGTGCAATAGATTCTGCAACAGACTTGTTTCTGTGGCGTCCTTACGCTATTGATACTGTGAAGAATTGGGATATTAACAAGTTTTACAAGGAAAGGGAGGCATATGTGGTGGCTGGACCAAAGGTGGGAAGAGAAATCCTGATTTTTGCTCAACTTATTCGAGCTTCTGAACTAGTTGGAATGAATTGTGTAGAACTGTATAACCCACATAGGGTATCAATGCAATTTGGATTTGATCAAGATGTGCCTGGTTGTGTGAATCATGCTTGGAGAAATTATGTCAGACCAATTAAAGATGCCAAACTCTACATACCTTCCCGAGTCAGATGTCAGCAAGCGATACATAGAGTGGTGGAAGAACCAAAAGTTTACTCCTAAAGATGCAGTTGAGCATGTAATCAAGGGACAACAGTGTAAAACTCAAGGATACCAAGAGTGTCATGGGGACACAACGGAAAACTAAATGCCTTAGTAGGTTGTGAATTTGCATTGAAAAGTAATGAGGTTAGTGTTTAATTTGacaaaatgtttgtcccacatcggtgggaaaacaaaagttggggggattttccctctataaaagaaggcttaatgtttaggatttaaatacacctctcatttgccttctcatctgtttaaggcatttgtatcttctctctttagtattatttcacttgtatttttggagtggaataaaatattggttgtgtccgaggagtaggcaaaattagccgaacctcgtaaattctggtgttctctttattgttgctttattgtcttatttatttattatttggtggttgtcataatttttggtatagtagttgtgacttattcacactatatacatttggcttccgcaacaattggtatcagagccaaggtactgtcttagtatgctctgtggttgcagcatagtctgatcttccacatcagaaaagatttatcttggtaactgtgtcaagattctgtcttagtatgctctgtggttgcagcttagtctgatcttccacaccagaaaggaaataatcttgatttgtgtcgtcagctattaaataatatttgtgtcaaagatgggagacaataaacaagaagaatctacatcaagtgtcaacaatacgtcatcattggcatcttcgcttatgacaagaattgtgtcaaatgcgaaatttgcggtagaaatatttgacgggtccggacattttgggatgtggcaaggcgaggttctagatgtcctttttcaacaagggctagatcttgctattgaagaaaagagaccagatgctattggagaagaagattggagaattatcaatcgtgttgcttgcggtaccattcgatcctaccttgctagagagcagaaatatccatacacaaaggaaacttctgcaagtagattatggaaagcactggaggataaatttttgaagaaaaacagtcaaaataaattgtacatgaagaagagactgtttcacttcacctatgttcctggtaccacgatgaatgaacatatcaccagtttcaataagttggtcacagatttgcaaaatatggatacaacttatgatgatggtgacttggccttgatgttgttggcgtcacttcctgatgagtacgagcaccttgaaactactctactccatggaaatgacgaagtttctctcagagaagtttgttcggctttgtacagctatgaacaaagaaagcgagaaaaacagaagggcggagaaggagaagcactatttgtgaggggtcgtcctcaaaatcaaacgaggacaaagaagggaagatccaagtcaagatccagacccagcaaagatgaatgtgccttttgtcgagaaaaagggcactggaagaaagactgtccgaagttgaagaataaggccaaatataataatggaaaggccattatggattcaaatgtagctgattgtgatgattcagacttctcattagttacaacagagtcatcaacatcatcagacatatggttgatggactcggcttgtagccatcatatgtgtcccaacagggactggtttgtggaatttcaagaaggagaatatggagtcatccacacagcggataacaaccctcttacctcatatggcattggttcaatacgattaaggaaccatgatggaatgatcagaacattaacagatgttcgatatgtaccggatttgaagaagaatctcatctctgtgggagccctagaatcaaaagggttcaaaatcattgcagaaaatggagtgatgagagtatgctccggtgcactagtggtaatgaaggctaatcggaagaataataatatgtatcgctatcgtggcagtacagttattgggacagcgacagtgacatccagtgacgacaaagaggcagaagcaaccaagctatgacacatacgcttgggacatgctggaggaaaatccttgaaaaatctatcagatcaaggattgttaaaaggagtaaaggcttgcaacttggagttttgtgagcattgtgtcaaagggaaacagacaagggttaaatttggtacagcgatccataatactaaaggcattttggattatgtacactctgatgtttggggtccttccaaaacaccttcattgggtgggaagcactattttgtaacctttgttgatgatttttcccgaagagtatgggtgtatacaatgaagagcaaagatgaagtgttgggaatttttctcaaatggaagacgatggtggagaatcaaacaggcaagaggatcaagtgtattcgcacagacaatggaggtgaatacaaaaatgatcatttcaataaggtctgtgaaaatgatggcatcgtccgacacttcactgttagacatacaccacaacaaaatggagtggcagaacgtatgaaccggaccttgctggagaaggtacggtgtatgttgtccaatgctggcttgggcaaagaattttgggctgaggcaattacatatgcatgccacctcattaatcgcttaccatctgctgctattgatggcaacacaccatttgaaaaatggtatggaaaacctgctatagattataactctttgcacgtgtttggctcaactgcatattatcatgtgacggagtcaaaattggatccaagggcaaagaaggctatttttatgggaattacttctggagtcaaaggatatcgcttatggtgtcctatgacaaagaaagtaatattcagcagggatgttacctttgatgaatctgctatggtaaataaggtaacagaagataccaaacaaaataaaggtgcttctaagcaggtggagtttgagggaaaatttatttttcctacacaagaagcagaggaggaaacaaatgaagattatcctctggaaggagagccagtagaggagattccaactcaggaacctcaacaacaacttgaatcaatagcaaccagcaggacaaaaagaacaataacgaaacctgttcgtctcatagagacggttgcttgtgcaacctcaattgtagctgatgatgttcctactacttataaagacgttgtccaaagttcagaagaagataagtggaggattgccatgaatgatgaaatacagtcccttcatcagaatcatacatggagattggccaatctcccgaaagggaaagaaagcaattgggtgcaaatgggtatttgcaaagaaggaaggatttcctaaccaagtagatgttcgctacaaagcaagattggtggccaaaggatatgctcaaaaggagggaattgattacaatgaagtgttttctccagttgtaaaacattcctccattagaattatgttggctttggtagcacaattggatttggaactagttcagatggatgtaaaaactgcgtttttacatgaaaacttggaggaggaaatctacatgactcagccagaaggattcaaagttgctggaaaagaaaatatggtgtgcaaacttgaaaaatcgttgtacggattgaaacaatcttctagacaatggtacaagcgatttgacgagtttatgttgcggcaagggtacaagagaagcaaatacgatcattgtgtgtatttgcacaagcttaaagatggttcctttgtatatcttctcctatatgttgatgatatgttgatagcttccaagaatttggaagaaattgataagttgaagattcaactgaagaaggagttcgagatgaaggatttgggtgaggcaaagaaaattcttggcatggagataattagagatagacgttcaaagaaactctgtttatctcaaaaggaatatttgaagagagtacttcaacgttttggcatagatgacaagactaagccagttagtactccacttgcttcccattttaagctaagtactactatgtcgccaatggatgaagttgaacgaaagtatatgtcaaaggtaccatacgcaaatgctgttggtagcttgatgtatgcaatggtttgcacaaggcctgacatttcacaagctgttggagttattagcagatatatgcacaatccagggaaggagcattggcaagctgtgaagtggattctacggtatattcataatactgtagatgtcgggttagtttttgagcaggaagacaatcagtctgtagttggatattgtgactcagattttgcgggtgatctggacaaacgaagatcaactactggttatgtgtttacttttgcaaaggcaccagttagttggaagtctactttgcagtcaacagttgctttgtctacaacagaggcagagtacatggctattacagaggctgtgaaagaggcaatttggcttcaaggattgctaaaggagcttggtgttgaacaaaaaggtatcacaattttttgtgatagtcaaagtgctattcaattagcgaagaaccaagtttatcatgcaaggacgaagcacattgatgttcggtatcattttgtacgagaaatcatagaagaaggtggagtcacagtgaagaaaattcatactacggagaatcctgctgatatgctgacaaaggtggtgactgcgatcaagtttcaacattgtttggatttgatcaacattgttgaacactgaagattgaagatgaagacacaaccaaatttgttattgagagaaaattgaagatgtggaattttgccaaggtggagatttgttgaatttgacaaaatgtttgtcccacatcggtgggaaaacaaaagttggggggattttccccctataaaagaaggcttaatgtttaggatttaaacacacctctcatttgccttctcatctgtttaaggcatttgtatcttctctctttagtattatttcacttgtatttttggagtggaataaaatattggttgtgtccgaggagtaggcaaaattagccgaacctcgtaaattctggtgttctctttattgttgctttattgtcttatttatttattatttggtggttgtcataatttttggtatagtagttgtgacttattcacactatatacatttggcttccgcaacagttaGAACAGATGGCAATATTCAGGGATGTGATATGAGAGTTGTAGAATCATCAGATGATGATGACAATTTAACGATATCAGAATTTTCACGCAAGAGGAGGCTCCAAAAGAAAGGAATTACTGTACCTGGTAATCAAGAACTCCTACCTAGCATCCACAGCCAATATTCTTCAACTTTGAATGATGAAACTGCCAGAGAAAGGGAGACTCTAATTGAATCAAAACCAGAAAAACTTAAGACTACAAATGGAAAATCAGATGAAGATGGAAATGAGGCATATGTAGTTAAAGAAAGGATGCCACAAGAGAGCATGGACAAGAATGATAAAGGTGACTGTAAGCTCAACTTGCCTGATAGTATTGAACTTGGTAGTGAGGGTCTAATAAATGCAAATAGGAGTGATGGATATGCATAATGTTCGAGTACTAGTCTCGCTAAAGCTTCAGTGGAAGCACATAAGGGAACTGCAAGTGGTATCAACAAGACTGAAGGAAATATGCAGATTGAGAACATTGACAACCATGAGAAAGGGAGCAGTAGATATGAAAAGATTGATCTTCTGAAACTTGAGAAGAGGATTCGAAACATAGAAAATATCATTGCTGGAAAGGTTCCAAGGCACAGGACAAGGTGAAAACAAGATTAAGCCTAACTTTAGTGCTGATGCTTCTCTGACTTAGTTTTTTGTTTTGTGTAGTACTTTTCTACTGTCTACTGCCTAGTACTGAAAGACTATCTCATTCATGTCTTCTCTTGCTAAGACAATATTATTGATCTAGTGCTAATGTAGTGAAAATTTTACATGTATTATGTTTCAGGTCACTAGTTATTTAGTTCTTTCCCACTTTTCTGCTATGCATTTGACTGgcttatagcctgtttggtcaagctttttttttttccgggccaaaagtgttttttttggccaaaagcacttttagccaaaaattgaggtgtttggccaaacttttggaaggaaaaaaatgcttttgaggagaagcagaagtagttttggagaagcagaaaaaagtagcttctctccaaaagcacttttctgattagcacttttgagaaaaatacacttagaagcagttttcaaaagcttggccaaacactaattactgctcaaaagtgtttttctaattaattagccaaacacaaactacttctcaccaaaaatacttttgagaaaaacacttctcaaaacaagttgattttagaagcttggccaaacaagctattagTATACATTAATGGATGAGCACCTTAAGGGAGAAAGTATCATGCCTACAGCTAAAATAAATAAGGCCAGAGGAAAAAAACTTAAATCTATGAATTTAAGTATTATTCAATAATGTAAAAATTCTTTATACTATCAGTATGATTTAACATGTGATACTAGgttgattattatttttatcaaattaCAAATTAGTGATTATAGATTTATGTTATAACGTAAAAAATCTTTACACAAGAAGTATGATTTAACATGTTATAGCAAGTTACTTATCATTTAATTTATGTAACAAATTAATATTTCTTATATATAATTATCTGCTGTAGCCTATTAAATGATATATTACACTTCCAGTGCATGAAACTTCAGTTCAAAATTCACCTGCAATTACCTTATTATAGATCCAATTTTTTTCCAATAACTATTTTTTCTAAAAGTTGTTTAAATAAGAAAATTCTTTAAAatgaaagttcttaagtttcattgaaaattttatttgttttgatgttcgattcgtagttctaggttaTATGTGGTGTTTTGGTCAAACGAGCGAGTTCGTACGAGGTTTTTGgacttgtatgcatgtttggtttggagccccgagggctcgggtgagttttggataggctacagacAATTTTagacttagaatttctggtttttgGGTTTCTGCTATCATTTGATgctttcttcttcgcgatcgtgaatATACTCCCGTGTTCGTGAAGAGCAACATGGGATGGGGAGGGATTCACCCTATGCGAATGCAGGGAataggtcgcgaacgcgaagccttggGGCGTtcaaccttcgcgaacacgaccaCCCACACGCGAACACGAAGGTTTGTGGGACTCTAGGAAGGCTGGGCTtatgttcttcgcgaacgcggccactgggTCATGAATGCGATGGTCAGGGGGGAGAACCATTGCAAACGCGAGGAACATATTGCAAATGCAAAGGCCATTTGGGCCGCTATGCATTGCGAATGCGACAGGGCAACTGTTAATGGTTTATTCAGAAAGTGCTTTATTGGCCTGAAAGACAGAATGCAAATACACCTTTCGTCCCTTTTTCACTTTTCCAAATACCAATTGAGCCGTATAAAGCTCATTTATTACCAGCATAAAACTAACCTTTAAATTGCGTAAACATTGCACGGGGCATCCTATTTGGTCGTCTCCATTTAAtctatacctatttttttaaaacttttaacttgtactaactttttaaacaatttcagcctCCTTTCTCTTCCTCCTTAAAGTTATATCAATGGACGTTTTTGACGGAATCCAGAGTATGAATGGTTTGCAGAAGTAGCTCAAATTGCTATAGAGATGCTAACTGGGAAAACACACGTTGGGAGCGTGGAGAATGTGAGCGAGTCCTACAACATCATCGGTTCTTTCTCATGGAAGTAACTAGTACTGTCATTCCTGAAACAACATTTAGACAGTAATTTGAAAATACTCCATTTACTTGACTTGTTTTCTTAATTACACTCTGGTGTAGCTAAAATCAACTTAGGTTCCTGCCGTTATTTAGTTCTTGAACTTTATAGTAATACTTATATAATTGATCAATACGAATGAATATGTGTCAAGCGCATTCGTGTCTCTAAAATGAAAAAGGACACCAGTATGCGTTAAAGGTTATGACTTTCGTCAATAAGGTTTTGTTTCTGAAGGAGTAAATTAGGGCTGACGTTCAGCTGTCGCCACATACAAACAAAAACTttgccagttacaaaataaaaacttcagctctagagctgaagtttgccagcacacttggttcagcatACTTGCTACTTCATgctcgtctactagaatgctaaagttttgcgtgattgcctttgctacttcagcgtcgtatgctgaagttatgcgaaaaaacgggtacgcttgtaattttttttgcaaaacaagcacaagttaaaacgtgacacaaaaagcgaatatagatgcaaatgccccttaAATTGCTGGTTTGATAACGGAAGTTTGAGTCACTGACCAATTAAAAACACGTATATTGTTGCCAGAAATGTGGCTAAAGAAACTAAGTTCACTAATTACAGATGCAAATATAGATACAGGATATGATCCCTGGGTTTAATTTTAGTTATTagtattctaaaaataaatttttatttttacttatcaCTTTTcgcatattaaaaaaaatatattttatttacttGTTTTGCCATTAGCATTAATTACTCATtctaaattatttttcaaattaattaagaTTATATACCAATCAATATGGGTATTATAGTAAATTGTGCacattatttattgtttattaAGGGGCGTGCAAAGTCCAAAGTAAAAGTGATCGGAAGGAGTATTAGTGTTGTAGAGAAATTGTTACTTTCATAATTAAGGAAGCTTTTCCAAGAAAATTGCAAATTCAAAAAATCGACAGTAAAATAAAATAGAACATGTGAGGCTTAAATTTTACTAACAGGTACATAGCAATAGATACATATAAAGCTTGTGTAAAAAACATTCTTCTAGTATAGTGGGGAGGACCCCGATTTGTCCTACGGCACATATCAAAAGTtattaaatttaaaatttttaacttttaaaatttttagcattgaacctattaaatttttaaagttatgggttcatatttattatttttgtaattttaatgaatttttacacataaatttgtACTCCatgtcgaaagttatgggttcaactgaacccgttCCTAACTTACTACATCCGACTCTGACTGTACAGCCACCCTCaaaataatagtaaaaaaaaaatatttttttgtatatttatatacattctgtatgttatatgcaaaaattatacaaaatttatacactttttcggctaccaaaAGTAAATAGTTTTTGGAGCAGGCTAAAAGTGTTAATACCCTTTTTTCTTTGAGAGAGAATGGCCGCCAAACTGCAATATTTTCTCATCCACAAATTATTTTCATGGGACAGCAATCAAACAAATTATTTGAGCTTCATGATCGTAGAAATGGAAACAATAacatagtatatagtatatatattctTAACTTCAAATGGGGAAACAAAAGTGTGCCAGATTGGGGATTGCAGCTTACCAAAACTTACTCCTCTCTGACTCTCATACTGTTCTCAAATTCATACTGTCGATCAACTACTTGTTCTTGTATTTTCCTCGACGATCTCATTTCCGAAGAAAACTTATCCTTTTCATTTTTCAGTAGCCATTTTTAAATTGAGTAAATTTGAGGAAAATAGAGAAACTTCTGAAAAATGACTTGATACCATGAGTAATGTAGGTCTAAAACCATTTTAATACAATAATATATAGTATGAGACTCAGCAATGGATATTATGCAATGCAGATATTCACATGGGTTATTATAATGATCGACAAAGTTGCTTCATCTTACTGTTACTAGCaatcaaaaatattatttgagctTCAAAT
Coding sequences:
- the LOC104230124 gene encoding uncharacterized protein isoform X1, coding for MEEREELMVSLVDEQVIPIFRVAHFLKPTLLSAQKFPFLPSRPNIIQELRSTCSVKVQFKGGFQHMKEWPTWVDLLKPLYQDIWKKDGIFEAVIASTFKIHRHNDLIIALAERWCLETNTFILPWGEATVTLEDMVVLGGYSVLGHCVLKPVKAKDSVAVEKTLCEAHKTVRARNVTHHAWMEYFAGKGDHLEHVAFLTLWLSRSSSNCYRDANWENTRWERGECERVLQHHRFFLMEVTSTVIPETTFRQ
- the LOC104230124 gene encoding uncharacterized protein isoform X3, with the translated sequence MEEREELMVSLVDEQVIPIFRVAHFLKPTLLSAQKFPFLPSRPNIIQELRSTCSVKVQFKGGFQHMKEWPTWVDLLKPLYQDIWKKDGIFEAVIASTFKIHRHNDLIIALAERWCLETNTFILPWGEATVTLEDMVVLGGYSVLGHCVLKPVKAKDSVAVEKTLCEAHKTVRARNVTHHAWMEYFAGKGDHLEHVAFLTLWLSS
- the LOC104230124 gene encoding uncharacterized protein isoform X2; amino-acid sequence: MEEREELMVSLVDEQVIPIFRVAHFLKPTLLSAQKFPFLPSRPNIIQELRSTCSVKVQFKGGFQHMKEWPTWVDLLKPLYQDIWKKDGIFEAVIASTFKIHRHNDLIIALAERWCLETNTFILPWGEATVTLEDMVVLGGYSVLGHCVLKPVKAKDSVAVEKTLCEAHKTVRARNVTHHAWMEYFAGKGDHLEHVAFLTLWLSSLLSLPP